The Methanosphaera sp. BMS genome contains a region encoding:
- the amrS gene encoding AmmeMemoRadiSam system radical SAM enzyme, translating to MSNICNICPNHCNINNNTICGQKPTLDNENMIYTSGVAVDPIEKKPLYHFLPGTQTLSVGTVGCNLQCLNCQNHHIAQPSDVKSVFTQKYSPSDIVGQAKYKKTPSISWTYNEPTIHPKWIIKTAEIARQNNLKTILVSNGYNSQETLDNLVEYVDAVNIDLKGIDDDFYKKICHGRVEHVLNAIEFYHSHQVHVEITNLLIPGYNDDLSSIRELINYVKGVSTYIPLHFTRFYPQFKMQDVEITPDRTIDKALDLAKYLGLKYVYPGNTSPSYKDNTYCRNCRHLLVQREGYNVKVNISRQNACRNCNHKTDIILE from the coding sequence ATGAGTAACATTTGCAATATATGTCCAAATCACTGCAACATAAACAACAATACAATATGTGGACAAAAACCAACACTTGATAACGAAAACATGATTTACACCAGTGGCGTAGCGGTAGATCCAATAGAAAAAAAGCCGTTATACCACTTTTTACCGGGTACACAAACATTGTCCGTGGGCACAGTGGGCTGTAACCTCCAATGTTTAAACTGTCAAAATCACCACATAGCTCAGCCAAGTGATGTTAAAAGCGTATTTACACAGAAATACTCACCATCCGACATAGTGGGACAGGCAAAGTACAAGAAAACCCCCAGCATATCATGGACATACAACGAGCCAACAATACATCCAAAGTGGATAATTAAAACCGCTGAAATAGCCAGACAAAACAATCTTAAAACAATACTCGTATCAAACGGATACAACAGCCAAGAAACCCTGGACAATCTGGTCGAGTATGTTGACGCCGTTAATATTGACCTTAAGGGTATTGATGATGACTTCTATAAGAAAATCTGTCATGGCAGAGTCGAACATGTCTTGAATGCCATTGAATTCTACCATTCACATCAAGTCCACGTGGAGATAACAAACCTGCTTATTCCCGGATACAATGACGACTTAAGCAGTATACGAGAACTTATTAACTATGTCAAAGGAGTATCAACATATATTCCACTGCACTTTACACGATTCTATCCGCAGTTTAAGATGCAGGACGTTGAAATAACACCGGACAGGACAATTGATAAGGCATTGGACTTGGCAAAGTATCTGGGCTTGAAATACGTTTATCCTGGAAATACATCTCCATCATATAAGGACAATACATACTGCAGAAACTGCAGACACCTTCTTGTACAGCGTGAAGGTTACAACGTTAAAGTAAACATAAGCAGACAGAATGCATGCAGAAACTGCAATCATAAAACGGATATCATACTCGAATAA